One Phragmites australis chromosome 23, lpPhrAust1.1, whole genome shotgun sequence DNA window includes the following coding sequences:
- the LOC133906030 gene encoding uncharacterized protein LOC133906030: MSWVWVQRGRLTALENKVRVLERENTQLSNEKNHLEIQLEEMSDEKDDLEIQVQELENEKGKLEKRLGEATKMTQVFSSQVFTLEYMVRELERKNIQLSGEKGKLEKQLEETTKATQLFSSQVSTLEYGVQELKHKNTELSGEKGKLEKQLEDTRKAGLLFMNAADEYQEVVEKQIKAKVDELKVLGAQKAEMDARVTSLESELQAAMAKKGELEHKNTKLSSEKGKLEKQLDDTRKAGLLIMNAADEYQEVVEKQIKAKVEELKVLGAQKAEMDAKAISLELELQATMAKKGELEADVMVRKREYELLEGGNDKLRSEILIVEKKHNMFEAEVKRLKMELCVLAEAKEVAVNAFDAEKAKIMKESEDLKRNVEEIHANKDLVEAENDKLRSKVLTMEQKHSMFEAEVKRLEMELGALAEAKEVVAMAFDAEKAEIMKEMKDLKRKVEEIQANKDLVESENDKLLLRVLTAEKKHRLYEAEVKRLQMELGALEEVKEAAVKAFDAEKVEIIKELEDHKRKVEEILASKDLLQGEYDKLRSELLTVEQKHILCEVEVKRLQMELGALAEAKEADANAFYAEKAKIMKESEDLKRNVEEIQTNKEATEEVGRDKDAQADRLRAELEELCVSMSQLQVSYDELEAKSSHLHDENNSVQKALDAEKVKACKLKSKIEALENYNAEKDDEIGKFKVAFEEKNGEIDVLSKDIELLHLAVAEAQRKKKCNIWDNLPSSRTCLSSCISK, translated from the exons ATGTCGTGGGTTTGGG TGCAGCGTGGCAGGCTGACGGCCCTGGAGAACAAGGTGAGGGTGTTGGAGCGTGAAAACACTCAGCTGTCCAATGAGAAGAATCACCTGGAGATACAATTGGAGGAGATGTCCGATGAGAAGGATGACCTGGAGATACAAGTGCAGGAATTGGAAAATGAGAAGGGTAAACTGGAGAAGCGATTGGGGGAGGCAACAAAGATGACTCAGGTGTTCTCAAGTCAAGTCTTCACACTGGAGTACATGGTGCGGGAGTTGGAGCGTAAAAACATCCAACTGTCCGGTGAGAAGGGTAAACTGGAGAAGCAATTGGAGGAGACAACAAAGGCGACTCAGCTGTTCTCAAGCCAGGTCTCCACACTGGAGTACGGGGTGCAAGAGTTGAAGCATAAAAACACAGAGTTGTCCGGTGAAAAGGGTAAACTAGAGAAGCAATTGGAGGATACAAGGAAAGCAGGTCTGTTATTCATGAACGCGGCCGATGAGTACCAGGAAGTAGTAGAGAAGCAAATCAAGGCAAAGGTGGATGAATTGAAGGTGCTGGGGGCCCAGAAAGCAGAGATGGATGCAAGGGTAACATCTTTGGAGTCGGAGCTCCAGGCAGCTATGGCTAAAAAAGGAGAATTGGAGCATAAAAACACAAAGTTGTCTAGTGAGAAGGGTAAACTGGAGAAGCAATTGGATGATACAAGGAAAGCGGGTCTGCTAATCATGAACGCGGCTGATGAGTACCAGGAAGTAGTAGAGAAGCAAATCAAGGCAAAGGTAGAGGAATTGAAAGTGCTGGGGGCCCAGAAGGCGGAGATGGATGCAAAGGCAATATCTTTGGAGTTAGAGCTCCAGGCAACTATGGCTAAGAAAGGGGAATTGGAGGCCGATGTCATGGTGAGGAAGAGGGAATATGAGCTGCTGGAGGGGGGAAATGATAAGCTTCGATCGGAGATTTTGATTGTAGAGAAGAAACATAACATGTTTGAAGCAGAGGTTAAGAGACTCAAGATGGAATTATGTGTATTAGCGGAGGCGAAGGAGGTAGCTGTGAATGCATTTGATGCTGAGAAGGCAAAAATCATGAAGGAATCGGAGGATCTTAAGAGGAATGTAGAGGAAATCCATGCTAACAAGGATTTGGTGGAGGCTGAAAATGATAAGCTTCGGTCGAAGGTTTTGACTATGGAGCAAAAACATAGCATGTTTGAAGCAGAGGTTAAGAGGCTCGAGATGGAATTGGGTGCATTGGCGGAGGCGAAGGAGGTAGTTGCAATGGCATTTGATGCTGAGAAGGCAGAAATCATGAAGGAAATGAAGGATCTTAAGAGGAAGGTGGAGGAAATCCAAGCCAACAAGGATTTGGTGGAGAGTGAAAATGATAAGCTTCTATTGAGGGTTTTGACTGCTGAGAAAAAACATAGATTGTATGAAGCAGAGGTTAAAAGGCTCCAGATGGAATTGGGTGCATTGGAGGAGGTGAAGGAGGCAGCTGTGAAGGCGTTTGATGCTGAGAAGGTAGAAATCATAAAGGAATTGGAAGATCATAAGAGGAAGGTGGAGGAAATCCTGGCCAGCAAGGATTTGCTGCAAGGTGAATATGATAAGCTTCGATCGGAGCTTTTGACTGTAGAGCAGAAACATATCCTATGTGAAGTTGAGGTTAAGAGGCTCCAGATGGAATTGGGTGCATTGGCGGAGGCGAAGGAGGCAGATGCGAATGCATTTTATGCTGAGAAGGCAAAAATCATGAAGGAATCAGAGGACCTTAAGAGGAATGTGGAGGAAATCCAAACCAACAAGGAGGCGACTGAGGAAGTAGGGCGCGACAAGGATGCTCAGGCCGATAGGCTGAGGGCTGAGTTGGAGGAGCTCTGTGTTTCAATGTCGCAACTACAAGTATCCTATGATGAACTTGAGGCCAAGAGTTCGCACCTACATGATGAGAATAATTCGGTCCAGAAAGCACTAGATGCTGAAAAGGTTAAAGCATGCAAGCTGAAGTCAAAAATTGAGGCACTTGAGAACTACAATGCTGAAAAGGATGATGAGATTGGGAAATTTAAGGTGGCATTTGAGGAAAAGAATGGGGAGATTGATGTCCTCAGCAAGGACATTGAGTTGCTACATCTCGCAGTGGCTGAGGCGCAAAGGAAGAAAAAGTGTAACATTTGGGATAATTTACCATCATCTAGGACATGCTTATCATCGTGCATCTCGAAATGA